From Brassica oleracea var. oleracea cultivar TO1000 chromosome C3, BOL, whole genome shotgun sequence, a single genomic window includes:
- the LOC106328192 gene encoding F-box protein At3g12350 has protein sequence MALALSDIPEDLQLRILSFLSPTEICSFACTSKRFASLCREDRKIWHVMCDRRWGKKTQIQKWGNGRIAYKLLYRTLKRLENLIGFWRLCGRANPADSSPPLVFFEWGSSFVLGSRVLATNDDTYRVRKTPFLVLGISPEGRTENFLDLDVNHRSGVPVDLSELERSSLVPVDVNFMGNGHIMVEENPCFFRDELKSPVCKGSSSGDDEESEDVVSEMYTQLANRTSPGGDKRRKRKKEKERQARIKWEPEHFIKVSDFSPTLAKPLQGLWKGFCEGRNLELYLVKYDEVGGVICKKVEDLSLSRQTSPVFWTPNHAFIRSPFSVEEELILDSRIHITPLRGEVHEQVISGML, from the exons ATGGCACTTGCCTTGAGCGATATCCCCGAGGATCTCCAGCTCCGCATCTTATCCTTCCTCTCACCGACAGAGATCTGTAGCTTCGCCTGCACATCGAAACGCTTCGCCTCGCTATGTCGCGAAGACCGCAAAATCTGGCACGTCATGTGCGATCGAAGATGGGGGAAGAAGACGCAGATCCAGAAATGGGGAAACGGTCGAATCGCATATAAGCTCCTCTACAGGACTCTGAAGCGGTTGGAGAATCTGATCGGATTCTGGCGGCTCTGCGGGCGGGCAAACCCCGCCGATTCATCGCCGCCGCTGGTTTTCTTCGAGTGGGGCTCCTCCTTCGTCTTGGGATCTAGGGTTTTGGCCACCAACGACGACACGTATCGGGTGCGGAAAACGCCGTTTCTCGTGTTGGGCATCTCACCGGAGGGGCGAACAGAGAACTTTCTTGATCTCGATGTTAACCATAGATCTGGTGTCCCTGTGGATCTAAGCGAATTGGAGAGGAGCAGTCTCGTCCCTGTGGATGTGAATTTCATGGGGAACGGTCATATTATGGTTGAGGAGAATCCGTGTTTCTTTCGAGACGAGCTGAAGAGTCCGGTCTGTAAAGGATCTAGCTCAGGGGACGACGAGGAGAGCGAGGATGTTGTTTCGGAGATGTACACTCAGTTGGCGAATAGGACGAGTCCAGGAGGTGATAAAAGGAGAAAGAGGAAGAAGGAGAAGGAGAGACAAGCGAGGATCAAGTGGGAGCCTGAACATTTCATCAAGGTTTCTGATTTCTCGCCTACGCTTGCTAAACCATTACAAGGCTTATGGAAG GGTTTCTGTGAGGGAAGGAACCTGGAGTTGTATTTGGTCAAATACGATGAAGTTGGAGGCGTTATTTGCAAAAAAGTAGAGGACTTGTCTCTCTCACGGCAAACTTCTCCTGTGTTCTGGACACCCAACCATGCCTTCATCAGATCTCCGTTTTCCGTTGAAGAAGAGCTGATATTGGATAGTCGGATCCATATCACCCCTCTCCGCGGAGAAGTTCATGAACAAGTTATATCTGGAATGCTGTAG
- the LOC106335979 gene encoding U3 small nucleolar RNA-associated protein 4, with amino-acid sequence MLEYRCSSVDWKPSPVVALANSSDDTQVAAAREDGSLEIWLVSPGAVGWHCQLTIHGDPNSRISSLAWCRAGSQGLPSGRLFSSSIDGSISEWDLFDLKQKVVLDSIGISIWQMAVSPTYIDNRIENEYSSESEDDSDSEEEFHHDHSDRLLAAACDDGSVRLYRISDLNKLTYYRSLPRVSGRALSVTWSPAAQRIFSGSSDGLIRCWDAHSCQEVYRITVGLGGQGSSSEICVWSLLSLRCEVLVSGDSTGSVQFWDSQHGTLLESHCNHKGDVNSLAAAPSHNRVFSAGADGQVILYKLSGSTNSSQDLKPSSSQKWDYIGYVKAHTHDIRALTVAVPISREDPIPDDMLPDKSGARKHRKKGKPVDFTYHKWAHLGVPMLISAGDDAKLFAYSIQEFTKFSPHDICPAPQRVPIQMVHKSVFNQTSLLLVQGISDLDILRLNLSTDSSGRASTKPLVRVKSRDSRKIICSAISNTGSLFAYSDQIGLSLFELKKNEIAKSPWSVSRRRLPTLPFAHSMIFSSDCSRLILAGHDRRIYAIDVSNMELAYTFTPCREEHEGESPPMEPPITKLYTSSDDQWLAAINCFGDIYVFNLETQRQHWFISRLDGASVTAAGFHPWNNNALVISTSSNQVFAFDVEARQLGKWSLLHTNVLPKRYQEFPGEVIGLSFSPSPNSSSVIVYSSRAKCLIDFGKPVEEDEENDLPNGNLSKSLEGKLVNMGLKLGKGTNRKRRLEEYQLEAKGKERKNFEILPSKHPVLFVGHLSKNSIMVIEKPWIEVVKSLDTQPVDRHIFGT; translated from the exons ATGCTCGAGTACCGTTGCAGCTCCGTTGATTGGAAGCCATCTCCGGTGGTAGCCCTAGCAAACAGCTCCGACGACACTCAAGTCGCGGCGGCTCGCGAGGACGGTTCTCTTGAAATCTGGCTCGTCTCCCCAGGCGCCGTCGGATGGCACTGTCAACTC ACCATCCACGGCGATCCAAATTCGAGAATCTCGTCCCTTGCCTGGTGCCGTGCTGGCTCCCAAGGGCTACCTTCCGGTCGTCTCTTTTCTTCTAGCATCGATGGCTCCATCTCCGAGTGGGACCTCTTCGACTTGAAGCAGAAA GTTGTGCTAGATTCCATTGGAATCTCAATCTGGCAAATGGCTGTTTCCCCTACTTACATTGATAATCGGATTGAGAATGAATACTCGAGTGAGAGTGAAGATGATTCTGACTCAGAAGAAGAGTTTCATCATGACCACTCGGATAGGCTTCTTGCAGCTGCTTGTGATGATGGCAGTGTCAGACTGTACCGTATCTCTGACTTAAACAAGTTAACATATTATAGGTCATTGCCTAGAGTCAGTG GGCGTGCTTTAAGTGTTACATGGAGTCCTGCAGCACAGAGGATCTTTTCCGGTAGTAGCGATGG ACTGATTAGATGCTGGGACGCTCATTCCTGTCAAGAGGTATACAGAATTACAGTTGGTCTTGGAGGACAGGGAAGTAGCTCTGAGATATGTGTTTGGTCACTTCTTTCTTTGAG GTGTGAAGTTCTTGTTAGTGGAGATAGTACAGGATCTGTCCAGTTTTGGGATAGTCAACATGGAACTCTTTTGGAGTCACACTGTAATCACAAAGGTGATGTTAATTCTCTTGCAGCAGCCCCCAGCCACAATCGAGTATTTTCTGCTGGTGCGGATGGGCAG GTTATACTCTACAAGCTCTCTGGTAGTACAAACAGTTCTCAAGATTTGAAGCCTTCTTCCTCTCAGAAATGGGATTATATTGGTTATGTTAAGGCTCATACACATGACATCAGAGCTCTTACAGTTGCTGTGCCAATTAGTCGAGAAG ATCCCATTCCGGATGATATGTTGCCAGATAAGAGTGGTGCACGTAAGCATCGCAAGAAAGGGAAGCCAGTTGACTTCACATACCATAAATGGGCTCATTTGGGTGTCCCGATGCTTATTTCCGCTGGGGATGACGCAAAGCTTTTTGCATATTCGATTCAGGAATTCACTAAGTTCTCACCACATGATATATGTCCTGCGCCTCAGAGAGTACCCATTCAAATGGTACACAAGTCGGTGTTCAATCAGACTTCTCTCCTCCTGGTTCAGGGTATTAGTGATTTAGATATTCTTAGACTTAACCTAAGCACTGATTCTAGTGGACGTGCCTCAACAAAGCCATTGGTTCGTGTTAAAAGTAGAGATTCCAGGAAGATCATATGCAGTGCAATCTCCAACACCGGATCACTTTTTGCTTATTCTGACCAAATTGGCCTCAGTCTGTTTGAGTTAAAGAAGAATGAAATTGCAAAGAGCCCGTGGAGTGTCAGTAGAAGACGACTTCCCACACTTCCGTTTGCGCATTCCATGATTTTCAGTTCAGACTGCTCTCGACTGATATTAGCAGGACATGATAGAAGGATATAT GCTATTGACGTTAGTAATATGGAACTAGCATATACTTTTACACCATGTCGGGAGGAGCATGAAGGTGAATCTCCACCTATGGAGCCTCCTATAACTAAACTGTATACTAGCTCAGATGATCAGTGGCTAGCCGCTATCAATTGCTTTGGGGACATATATGTATTCAACCTCGAAACACAAAG GCAACACTGGTTCATATCAAGGCTTGATGGTGCATCTGTTACAGCTGCTGGTTTTCATCCTTGGAATAACAATGCGCTTGTGATCTCAACCTCCTCGAATCAGGTCTTTGCTTTTGATGTAGAGGCTAGACAGTTGGGCAAGTGGTCGCTGCTACACACAAACGTTCTGCCAAAGAGGTATCAAGAGTTTCCTGGGGAGGTCATTGGACTCTCATTCTCCCCTTCTCCAAATTCATCGTCTGTAATAGTTTACAGTTCCAG GGCGAAGTGTTTAATCGACTTTGGGAAGCCCGTAGAAGAAGATGAAGAAAATGATTTACCAAACGGCAATCTATCTAAAAGTCTAGAAGGTAAACTTGTCAACATGGGCTTAAAATTGGGGAAAGGCACAAACCGAAAACGTCGGTTAGAAGAATATCAGTTAGAGGCTAAGGGTAAAGAGAGAAAGAACTTTGAAATCTTACCCTCGAAGCACCCAGTTTTGTTTGTGGGTCACCTCTCTAAAAACTCAATCATGGTGATAGAAAAACCGTGGATTGAAGTTGTTAAGAGTTTGGATACTCAACCAGTGGACAGACATATTTTTGGGACTTGA